The following proteins are co-located in the Plasmodium brasilianum strain Bolivian I chromosome 11, whole genome shotgun sequence genome:
- a CDS encoding SURP domain-containing protein produces the protein MSKDCFNNEPPPDILNYLNHNETTKENYGLCYDKNEKEIFTSYLSDIKKNICLPKSLREQLIIEYTAVFANLESDIAEFYLKLDNELLIKFPFLLVDHPLHEYYQFVKLNAKERIIEKYPYFIPKPLRELFEYVHKLEITKIAKNETKTKMLKEKQKINIKDGNEKTKKQKEKQKEKEKEDQSYSTLFMKYMQSDEESDEKKRDEEAIRGEEISEVDDVLDKISSTKSESSILSMRLFIKCIEKLKYLQYGSKEYEYFSKKVLGNKNVSDSDLINVTSTDFLKLILTLDEQKITSCDIAPDIRGDENNSEDKDEFKMIQDYRRERAKMILHGFKKK, from the exons ATGAGTAAAGATTGTTTCAACAACGAACCCCCTCCTGACATATTAAATTACCTCAAC CATAACGAAAcaacaaaagaaaattatggTTTATGTTacgataaaaatgaaaaggaaatcTTTACTTCATACCTTTCTGATATTAAGAAAAACATATGTTTGCCAAAAAGTTTACGGGAACAACTGATCATCGAGTATACGGCAGTATTCGCTAATTTG GAGAGCGATATCGCGGAGTTCTACTTAAAATTAGACAACGAGCTACTAATAAAATTTCCTTTTCTACTTGTTGATCATCCACTGCATGAATACTATCAGTTTGTTAAACTAAACGCAAAGGAAAGGATTATAGAAAAGTATCCATATTTTATACCTAAACCATTAAGAGAGCTTTTTGAATATGTTCATAAATTAGAAATTACGAAAATAGCTAAAAATGagacaaaaacaaaaatgctaaaagaaaaacaaaagattAATATTAAGGatggaaatgaaaaaacaaaaaaacaaaaagaaaagcaaaaggaaaaagaaaaagaagatcAATCATATTCAACactttttatgaaatatatgcAGTCAGATGAAGAAAgcgatgaaaaaaaaagggatgaGGAAGCCATCAGGGGGGAAGAAATATCA GAGGTCGACGACGTCCTGGACAAAATTTCAAGCACAAAAAGTGAATCATCCATTCTCTCTATGCGACTTTTTATAAAGTGCATAGAAAAGCTAAAGTACCTCCAGTATGGGTCAAAGGAATATGAATATTTCtc GAAGAAGGTGCTAGGTAACAAAAACGTCTCAGACAGCGACTTAATCAATGTTACC TCCACAGATTTCCTAAAACTTATTCTGACATTGGATGAACAGAAAATTACTTCTTGCGACATAGCTCCTGATATTAGAGGTGATGAGAATAACTCCGAGGATAAGGACGAGTTTAAAATGATACAAGACTACAGAAG AGAACGTGCAAAAATGATTCTCCATGGATTTAAAAAGAAGTAG
- a CDS encoding ribonuclease H2 subunit A produces MEPIIIDNLYNFGEDEVRLGIDEAGRGPVLGPMVYAGFYCKKNDEKLLKEMKIDDSKKINEADREKMFIKLNNSKLPFGWRVYVLMPQDISAKMLKKQKYNLNEISHDTAISIIEHVISRGCNLSEVFVDTVGKASTYEEKLQKLFPHIKCTVKEKADSLYPVVSAASICAKVTRDFLLKKWKYEEPIINTDNSRFSNSNSNSNKNNNSSSYEFGSGYPGDPVTKNFLKNNFDSVFGFPSIVRFSWSTADSMLENLGDKIEWYDDEENNDSKSMKRKIPFDYSKFQRPSIERSLFYSKIGLDLVENL; encoded by the coding sequence ATGGAACCCATAATTATAGATAACTTGTACAATTTTGGGGAGGATGAAGTTAGATTAGGCATTGATGAGGCAGGAAGGGGACCAGTTTTAGGCCCTATGGTATATGCTGGATtttattgcaaaaaaaatgatgagaAATTactaaaagaaatgaaaattgatgattcaaaaaaaataaatgaagcaGATAGAGAAAAgatgtttataaaattaaacaattcTAAATTACCATTTGGTTGGAGggtatatgtattaatgcCACAAGATATTAGTGCCAAAATGctaaagaaacaaaaatataatttaaacgAAATATCTCATGATACAGCTATATCAATAATTGAGCATGTTATAAGTAGAGGTTGTAATTTATCAGAAGTATTTGTAGATACTGTTGGTAAAGCTAGTacatatgaagaaaaattacaaaaattatttcccCATATTAAATGTACGGTTAAGGAGAAAGCAGATTCTTTATACCCTGTTGTAAGTGCTGCATCTATATGTGCTAAAGTAACACGTGattttctattaaaaaaatggaaatatgaAGAACCTATAATTAACACGGATAATAGTAGGTTCAGCAACAGCAACAGCAAcagcaataaaaataataatagtagtagttaTGAGTTTGGGTCAGGTTATCCGGGTGATCCAGTAACcaaaaattttctaaaaaataattttgattcCGTCTTTGGCTTTCCAAGTATTGTACGTTTTAGTTGGTCTACTGCTGACAGTATGTTGGAAAATTTAGGAGACAAAATTGAGTGGTatgatgatgaagaaaataatgacTCCAAATCtatgaagagaaaaatacCCTTCGATTATAGTAAATTTCAAAGACCTTCAATTGAAAGATCCTTGTTCTATTCTAAAATTGGGTTAGACCTGGTTGAAAATTTATAG
- a CDS encoding hexokinase, whose amino-acid sequence MSEYNIEKDDSAYYKLDTIKCDIPVNQELLERINKFVNQLRISYFTLEEFVDNFVYELKKGLEAHRRHPNLWIPHECSFKMLDSCICDIPTGQEKGTYYAIDFGGTNFRAVRASLDGNGKIKRDQETYSLKFTGSFSHEKGLLDKQATASQLFDHFAERIKYIMAEFNDIDNKEEKHVGFTFSFPCTSPSINCSILIDWTKGFETGRATNDPVEGRDVCKLMNDAFVRSEVPARICCVVNDAVGTLMSCAYQKGKGTPPCYIGIILGTGSNGCYYEPDWKKYKYAGKIINIELGNFDKDLPLSPIDLVMDWYSANRSRQLFEKMISGAYLGEIVRRFMVNVLQSDSSSKMWNNDSFNSESGSVVLNDTSPNFEESRKVAKNMWDIDLTDEQIYALRKICEAVYNRSAALAAAAIAAIAKRIKIIEHSKFSCGVDGSLFVKNAWYCKRLQEHLKLILADKAENLIIIPADDGSGKGAAITAAVVSLASKNKPMQ is encoded by the coding sequence ATGAGTGAGTACAACATAGAGAAAGATGATTCTGCATACTACAAATTAGATACCATAAAGTGCGATATACCAGTTAATCAGGAGCTGTtggaaagaataaataaatttgtgAATCAGTTACGAATATCATATTTTACCTTAGAAGAGTTTGTAGACAATTTCGTATATGAATTAAAGAAGGGGTTAGAAGCACACCGTAGGCACCCAAATTTATGGATACCCCATGAATGTAGTTTTAAAATGTTGGATTCATGTATATGTGATATTCCAACAGGTCAAGAAAAAGGAACTTATTATGCCATAGATTTTGGTGGTACAAATTTTAGAGCCGTCAGAGCATCTTTAGatggaaatggaaaaattaagaGAGATCAAGAAACGTATAGTTTGAAATTTACTGGTTCCTTTTCACATGAAAAAGGATTACTAGATAAACAAGCTACAGCTTCTCAATTATTTGACCATTTTGCAGaaaggataaaatatattatggcTGAATTTAATGATATAGATAATAAGGAGGAAAAACATGTTGGTTTTACATTTTCCTTTCCATGTACATCCCCATCAATCAATTGTTCTATTTTGATTGATTGGACAAAAGGATTTGAAACAGGTAGAGCTACTAATGATCCAGTGGAAGGTCGGGATGTATGTAAACTAATGAATGATGCCTTTGTAAGGTCTGAGGTCCCAGCAAGAATATGTTGTGTAGTTAATGATGCAGTAGGTACTCTTATGTCCTGTGCATatcaaaaaggaaaaggtaCACCCCCTTGTTATATTGGAATCATTTTAGGTACAGGTTCTAATGGTTGTTATTATGAACCCgattggaaaaaatataaatatgcaggtaaaattattaatatagaaTTAGGTAATTTTGATAAAGATTTACCTTTATCTCCAATTGATTTAGTTATGGATTGGTATTCAGCAAATAGAAGTAGACAGTTGTTTGAAAAAATGATATCAGGTGCATACTTAGGGGAAATTGTAAGAAGGTTTATGGTGAATGTATTACAAAGTGATTCCTCTAGTAAGATGTGGAATAATGATAGCTTCAATTCAGAATCTGGTAGTGTAGTACTAAATGATACCTCCCCAAATTTCGAAGAAAGTAGAAAAGTTGCTAAAAATATGTGGGATATAGACCTTACGGatgaacaaatatatgcCTTAAGAAAAATTTGTGAAGCAGTCTATAACCGTTCAGCTGCCTTAGCTGCAGCTGCTATAGCTGCCATTgcaaaaagaataaaaattattgagCATTCGAAATTTTCGTGTGGTGTCGATGGCTCATTATTTGTTAAGAATGCTTGGTATTGTAAAAGGCTACAAGAACACTTAAAGCTCATTTTAGCTGATAAGGcagaaaatttaattattattccaGCTGATGATGGGTCAGGAAAAGGAGCGGCCATTACGGCGGCTGTCGTTTCTTTGGCTAGTAAAAATAAACCAATGCAATAA